From Primulina tabacum isolate GXHZ01 chromosome 2, ASM2559414v2, whole genome shotgun sequence, one genomic window encodes:
- the LOC142537543 gene encoding uncharacterized protein LOC142537543, which produces MGHKAGDCPKLKQPTTGREYVIHDEQAEPDTMLIIGQILLAGVATYALLDSGATHSFISKSFVKKLGVLRVDVESGFRVTVPSGQHMVSNSMVRDLGLKFQKNIVPVDLIVLPMPGFDIILGMDWLTLNGATFEFLRRMVSIRPPNGIAFIFEAAQNQQMPHIISCIRARKLIQKGCQVFFASTISAPDIDSQSIEDVEVVKDYPGIFPKMFLASLTKEKLNFLLS; this is translated from the coding sequence ATGGGACACAAGGCTGGGGATTGCCCGAAGCTCAAGCAACCCACGACTGGAAGAGAATATGTGATTCATGATGAGCAAGCAGAACCAGACACTATGCTTATTATAGGACAAATATTGCTAGCGGGAGTAGCTACTTACGCTCTATTAGACTCCGGAGCaacacattctttcatatctaaATCATTCGTGAAGAAATTGGGAGTCTTACGAGTAGATGTGGAGTCAGGATTCAGAGTTACAGTACCTTCTGGCCAGCATATGGTCTCTAATAGCATGGTTAGGGACTTGGGACTTAAATTTCAAAAGAATATTGTACCAGTGGACCTTATTGTCTTACCAATGCCCGGGTTTGACATTATTTTGGGCATGGATTGGCTCACACTGAATGGGGCTACTTTTGAGTTTTTGCGTAGGATGGTATCTATTAGACCGCCAAATGGTATAGCATTTATCTTTGAGGCGGCACAAAACCAACAAATGCCGCATATCATTTCATGCATacgtgcgaggaagcttattcaaAAGGGTTGCCAAGTTTTTTTTGCTAGTACTATATCTGCACCCGACATTGACAGTCAATCTATTGAGGATGTGGAGGTAGTTAAGGACTATCCGGGCATATTTCCTAAGATGTTTCTGGCATCCCTCACGAAAGAGAAGTTAAATTTTCTATTAAGTTGA